The Nymphaea colorata isolate Beijing-Zhang1983 chromosome 11, ASM883128v2, whole genome shotgun sequence genome includes the window TCCCCACTGTACTCCAactgagggagagagagaaagaaagggtgATGGATGGCCATAGATATATGCACAAGTACGGCACAAAAAGCCATGGTAACTTGTTGGACACTCTGCATGcgtatatatattaaatataaagCTTCCAAGAGGTCGTCGTAGATCTTTTGGTTACAACTTCTGCATGCCAATCTGTGTCGATCTCTGTTTCTACAGATAAACATGCAGAAGCGGCACCAAAAAATCTAGGCCAACTggaaatctctctccctctctttctctctctctctctctctctctatatatatatatatatatatatataaaatcaagaaaaatctaTGTTAACCTCTTTGGAAACTTTATTACTTGATCTTGATCTTATGTTTGAACTAAGAAGCATAAATTTTAAAGTCACATTCGATTTCACTAGAGTAATCAAAGGCTCCATGGTCATTGAACCGCGCCTTGGTTAAGTAGGAGATGAACTTCGACTAGTTTGACAAGCCAAGATATGTCCCATCATACGAAGAACCTAGCCCAGCTGTGGATCCACTTGGGTTGCCCGCTCTAAAAGGGGGCTAATTAAGGACACAAAGACAAAACCATGCTATAGTGGTATAGTTGGGAGTGAAGAAAGCGAAGAAAAACGAAAATGGAAGTAACCGACTatcgtttttgtttttttctgtattCCTCTAAGCTTATCCTTTTCCTCAACTTGCTTCTGTCATGGGCAGATATTTTACATCATGTTGTAGTTCTTTAACTTCTTCTACAACCAAAAATCGTGGGCCGAGAGCGAACCTCGATAAGAAACAAAGTTGTGAAGCGCATTGAGATGAAGATCCTGGATGAAGTTCTAAGTACCAACTCCGCCCTTTGTTTTAGCAAATCGTTTTTAGTTTGAGTTCTTCATTTTGATCAATACCGGCCGACCAATTTagtgtttttttgtctttgatcTGATTCATGAGACAGTCACAGAACGTCCTTTCAACCAAACTACCCTAAGTTGTTTCGGGCATTGAGTCCCTGAGATGAAGATCCCGGATCGAATCTCACATACCAACTCCATGCCATAAGCTTTCCATTGGCATggcccttgtttttttttttttttttttaattaagttgTGTAGGGCATTGAGATGAATAATATCCTGAATCAACTCTTGTGGTGCAACTTGACAAAAGCTTCTCAATGATGTTGCTTTAGTAGGATTGATTTGAATTCATTTGAGTTGGCATCTCACAACTGGGCTCACTAAATAGTCCGATCCTTTGTCCTTCATTGAATTATTAAGCAATGAGAGGCATCTAGACTTGAGATGAAGATCCAGTTAGATCAAGTCTTGTCCACCAACACCCTAAGCTTCATGATAATGTTATTTTTGTCAACATGATAAGTTCATTTGAGCTAATGTGGGTTTCATTGAACACTCTGATGATGGTTGGTATGTTCTTGGGTGGTAACTTCTCACCTACCAGATCAGACCTCCAAGGCATATTTTGCTGTCGTAGACTCGTCTCGTTTGCAGCCCTAATTACAGAACCAGTTGCTTCTAAAACAGGCCGAGTACGTGCAAGCTGCCCGGTGGGCTTTGTTGAAGTTCGCCGGAATCCGGCCAGTTGAATCGGCGAAGTTACCGGATCTCTTGTGTATCTATAACAAATAGCATGGCTGTCGAGATCAACTTGTTGGAGTGAGATGATGACACTAACAGTTTACGTACAGAGATTGATGATTTTATACAATAATGCAAGTTGGAGCTGCAAGTGTGCCCTTGCACATTCATGATGTGCATAATGTGTCCCATGCTACGGAAAACATAGACCGGCCACCAACTCAAACAAACAACATTGAGAGATTAAATAATGCCCTTggttaaagattttttttgtagaaTAGATTCCATTGGACTCTTGTCCTCTTCCGACGTGGCTTTGATACCTTGTCCCGTATTTTACTTCGTTAATTCTGCATGGACTAATATGGTAGGAATATACTCATAGTCTTTATCATATGCTATCCTAATAATACGCGTATAAATATATTAGTTTCACATACTTTATAAGTTTTCAATGCCAAACCAACATATTTCTCAATAAAAGAATGGGATATCTCCTGATTCCTTTGAACTTTGGCCCAATAGTTTCGTCATCAATTGATTCCTTCACGGGGAAAATGAGATAAGATTATGAGAGATTTTGGCAACATACATATTTATTAAACCGCAGCTAAAGAGGAATAATGGTGCATCACGGTCACCTACTATGAGGTCCCACTCTGGGTCTTGGTTAGGACAGCCAAGATCAAGATCTTGTCCTTAGCGAGGAAGGTGAGTTTCTTGGCGTCATCAGTGACCTTCCATCTCAATTTCGCGTGGAGGGAAACAGTGAAAGTTGTTTAGTACACTTGAACAAGCACTAAAATCATACATGAAAGCTCTCCATCTAGTCTAGTCTTTCGAGTGAGCAGAAGGTTGACAATCTACCGCCGCTTTTAAAAAGAGGTCTGAAGGCTCCCCATTCCCCATAATTACTACAACATAACTAAATACGAAGTCATCTCAATCGATCCATGTCGCAAATTAAGAACTGATCTAAAAAACAATCCAAGTTTTGCAATTTAAAACCAGCAACATCTCGAGAAACGAGAATCGCGCACCGACGTCCGACCAcgtgaactttttttttttgtagcattGCATCCTACAGGGCCAAGGTAGCATTTTGGAGCTACTAGCTCTGTGGAAAGAATATGATAAGTAAGCATTCCTTTGCTTAAGGAGGCACCCTTGGTGTATGTACCTTTTTTGCGGATTTTTCAGCTCTTTACTTTGTTTTATACCTGATTGCTTCCCGCTAATCAAATTATACCTTAAATTATTATATTGGTGGCTGCAAAGTACTTGATTAAACAAggtttttgtctctctttttgtgTTGATACAATTAATTTTAATCGAAACTATTGACATTCCTGCTTATATAACACAAAAACTTTTTGTGCTGCGTTagagtttgttttttttttttttctgtactTTGTAAAGGGTAATTTGGTAATTTCACGTGGACGTAATGGACAGATAAGTGACTCAGCACCACGGAGTTTTAGATGTCCCCAGCGCCCACCGTTTtctaaaaactataaaaaaattgCCACGAATTGAGGAGTCGAGGATGGTGAATattggaagaaagaaagggTAGTATCGTAATCGAGCCGAAGGGCGATCGTATATAAGGCGGGTTCCAGTCGAGGAATTGGTGATCACACTCGTTTCTTGAACGTTTGGACAGCATTTCATCACTTGGTCGCGATTTTCTGGTTCAGAATTTTCCAGGAAGGATCCCAGCCGGAGAAATTTCCGGGCAGAATTGCCCCGATTGCTGGTCTGATCACAGAAGGTATGACGACGCTTGTGTATAAAGTTTCAGCGAAGTAATGATCTTCGATTGCTCCGTGCTTAGATTGTTTTGCTTCGTGTCAGTCTCTCccctgttttcccttttcctttcaaaGAAATTTTGGCAAGCAATAATGTGAAAGATTATCTTGATAGATGAAGAAGGTTCCTTGATCACCGGCGGTTTTTGTTCTTCACTAAAAGTTTTGCAGCTCGATTCAGGCGGCAGGTCTAAATGATCAAGTCCACCGACACTCGGCCAATTTTCTTGATATACACCAGCTTGAACAGATTATCCAGAAATCCTGACATGGAAGTCGGaaatgaaaatgagattttttttttctggaaaactCAGAGTTGAAGCCTCTCTGGAGCAGGAACGATAACTTCATGTCATATGAGCATTTGTCTCACTTCATCATCATGCGCgcacacatatatgtgtgtggatGTGCTTGCTCCAAGCAGATGAAATGCCATCGAATAATAATGAGGACAAGCTAGTGAGAGTAGCATGATCCTAGATGGGAGCCTTCATGCTGCATATGGTAGAAATTAAGTATATAATCTTGATCAAATTATGTTTAATCGATTATATACTGGGGTgtgaaaaatctttaaaaattttatagttcTATGCCAATTTTCCACTTTAAGTTTCATTAACTGtaaaacttgaatttttcaCTAATAAAGTATTCTTGCcgaaaaaatttgtttggtttATGTTAGTGCTTATGTttgctgaaaaaggaaaacttgcGTTGTGGTTGATGACGTCACTTAAAAGAACATTTTAGCATGTTGATCCTAGCTTTCTGGATATGAAAGAAATGGCAGCAGAGCTGACGTCTGAAGACAAATTGATGGCTGCCTTTTGGGTTTCCAACTTGAGTGTTGGAGTCGGCTTGCTAACTTCTGCTCCACCTTCTCAGTCAAAAGAAAGATgcatattgaaaaaataaaattgccaAGTTAATAactttctttgtatttttttaatatttttgatgGGTCCCTCCTGCATAGTATCCAGGAACGCCCAATGAAGTGAAACTTTGTTCTTAATAACTTAGTTAAAGATAATGAATGTGTGACAGCGGAGTTGGTGGGTGAATCAGGATCTCCAGTATGACCAGATATGTATCGGAGACtaatttgaacaaaatatgagAGAACCACTAGGAATAATAGATCTAATGATTTACATGTTTTTATGCTAAGTGTTTGTTTGGTTTTAAAAGTACTTTTAACATGTTTATATATGAGCCCTGCGATTCACTTCATCCGTCATGATGCTTATGAGTTTTTGTGTTTCATTAATTCTCATACTTCACCTTTACATTTATGTCTCtgtgtttgtttgtgtgtgcatgtatatatgtatacacacacgcCCCCCAAGTTTTGAAGTTAAGTATGTTTTAGTggttaattaaaattttagagttGAATTTTATTGAGAACTAGTGCTTAATAAAAGAAAGGTCCATTATTAATGAAATCTAAGAACACATTTTCAAGATGGGAGTTGAAAGCTCTCGTAAATCAGGATCTGAGAAAGACTTGGTGTCTCAAATAAGAATCTTGAGGCTCTAATTCTTTTTAGGAGATTCAGCTGACAACTATCCTGGTACTATTAGCCGCTGGCCCAACCGTATGGTCCCATGACAACAAAACCTTTCGCCTATTGTATTTTtcgaaacaaataaaaattttgactttCTCTAACTGTGAAAGAATCAGATCCAGATCGGCTAAAAACTTGGGGTGCTTAATTTGGATCAGAATCAAACCTTTCGGACCTACCTACACCTTTAATTTCAGGTTAAGGCCTCAGTCGAGTTTATTGGATCGAGGTCCTGTGGCCATAcaacaaacataaaatgaaCCGGATCTGGATCCGATTCTTGTCGAAACTTTTGGGTCCTGTCCGCCAAGCCCGTAAAGGATATTCGGATCTCTTTTAGAACAAGCCCCCCGACCGTTACACAAGTGACGGTTTGAAAGGGCTCGGCCCCTCCCGCCACGCGATCGCGCGGGAAACGCGTCTGAGAACAAGTAGAGGAGGAGGGCAAGAATTGTTACATTCTACGCCGTCTTCCTTAATCCTCTCCTGAATCGATGGGGATTGGTCAGAGTGGGCGACTCTTAAAAACCGAACTCCTTTCTCTTGGTTATATCATCCAGGTGTAGCTTACTCGCTACAGCAAGTGCATGGATAAGGAAGCATAGGGAAAGGGGAGAATTAGAGTTTCATCCGGTGGACGGTGCTTCATTTCTCGCCAATAACTCAAGCTTGCGTCGCAATCATGTTAGAAAAACCTTTATTGCCCAAGGTTTCTGTTCTTAATTTTGGTTagctatctttttttttaataaataactTCGGTGTGATTGTCTTGCAATTTGAGGTCTAGTATTGAGTCTCTAGGTGTTCATGGAAGCAGCCTCCATTGTGTTAATCTCTTACGAAGAACAAATCCGGAGGATTTAAGGGTGACCttgttttattgtttcaaatccGCATATTCTTCCTTTCCTGTCGGTAGGAGACAAGCCATTCCTTTAGCTGTCTTGCAGAAGTAAACTGCACTGGATCACGGATCACTTCATTAGATTTACGTAATGTGATTCCGTTTCCAGTGGTTGGGACTTGGGACATACCTAACTGCTTTATCATCCACGCCCATTGACACCGAGAGTTGCCTTTATGGGCATCTGTGATGGTCTTTCCATCCCTGCTCGGGTTAGCCTTGTCAATGCTTCACTGGTGATCCCCAGGGATAATTTGAGGACTTTATATCAGGGGCAGGATTTGCATTTCAAGTAAACCATGGGTGAGGAACTTACGTTAACTCATACAAGGGTGGCATGACTAGTAATACAAATGCATCCTTTATAATGATATTTGCCCTTGCATTTGAGTCATTAGAATGCATTCGGTATTAAAATACACCGAGAGGTTGGTTCTGGAATTTGGAAATGGTAAAAACTTCCGAAGATGAAACAATTTCTCTGGAATTTCTTTTTGGATATCCTCGAAAGGAAGTTTTTCATTCATCATTGAACTTTCAACAGGTATGAACTGCCATCTGCTTTGCACGTGAATTTGATGCTTCTGCTTGCTGTGGGTGATATGATGCTTCTTACCTAAGTAGCTGAAGAAGTGTTGTCTAGAAATCTCTCTCTGTATACAGTACATCTCTAAAAATTGACACGTCAACTGTAgttaagaaaatttcaagtcAAGGATCTGTTTTACAAAAAAGGATGTAAGTTTCAAAGATATGATTTTGCAGTTTTTGGAGCTATTAATGATGTTGGAAGGAAAAATACCAGTCTTTCTCTACTGATGAACATGCTTTTTCCCATTAATTTGGTGAATCCTTTTAGAACTACGGAGGTATTATAGTTCAGTGCGATATTGACTTTCTCCAATACTTCACATTTATGGAATTTTGGTTGAACATGATTGGAACCCATGGATTTAATTTGTTTGTTTGATAtgaaatatttgattaaaaaaggAAGCAAGTGGGGTGGCTTGCACTTGACTGGTGTATGCTCAAATCAAAATAGCTGTCAAGAGGTTATGCATCAGATGCactcaacatctctctctctcgacccccccccccccccccccccccaccaccCTCATGCTAATTTCCAACATTTGGACAATGACACTTATTCGCCTTCTCCTTATTGGAATTAGGACGATATGCCTACTGCATCAAAGAGCAGTTTCACACAAGGTTCTGACAGGCTGCTAAAGgacacatgtttaaatgaaattggtaCTAATAAAGTGAAGCAACTCACTGTACAAGCCCCGCATGGGCCCGGTGTATCTCAAAGTCATGGCATATGTGCACAGGCAACACTACATCATGGTCAGAAGAATGGTTTGGACTcgacacaaaaaaaatcataccaGAGCTGGAGTGCCAGCACTGTCCATGCTGTTGCTACCCAAATTCAGAAGACAAAGGTATGGCTTCTGGAATTGTTTTATGGGATCAAATTCATGCTTGCAGCATAAATTCAAGTGCTTCCTTTTGTGTCCAGAGAGTTTTCACCTTTGGCAAAGGAAGGAGTGAAGGCAATATGAGCATGAAGTCCTTGGTGAGTTGCTTTACATTATTGCTTTTTCTATATTCACATTTATAAAATACTGGATTTCATCCTTCTTCTAAAGGCACTCCATTAAACAATGTCGCTTGTCTAAGCCTTTATTTTACCCACATTTGTGGAAAAGTTCTTGTGATTGTACTGATTCCTGGGTATATCAGTTTCAACACCATGTGGTTGCCCCTTGGTGAACCTTTGTTGTtatcatttattattttctcaagtttcacttttcttaaaggatgttaaatttttcaaaatcatgtttctGCTGTTCTAGCAGAAGCACTATTATTTATGAGACAAATGTGGTTCTATGAACGTGGTTAAGTTATTCTTCCTACAGATAGTATGTGATTTTGCATCTGAGACCttttatgaaaaaggaaaatctcattattatttatttcttatggagaaaaaattgcaatttgatGCATAAATATCTACTATTAGCACaacgtttttttttgttctctcaaCTATTAGAAAGTCGGACTTATTGGATTCCATgtcctttgtttttttcccttcctaGTTGGGAGGAAAAGGTGCAAATCTTGCTGAAATGGCAAGCATAGGTTTATCAGTTCCTCCAGGACTTACAATTTCAACTGAAGCTTGTCAAGAATATcaagaaaatgggaagaaacTTCCAGAAGGTTTATGGGATGAAGTAATGGAGGGCCTGCAAACAATTGAAATGGATATGGGTGCTTCCCTTGGCGATCCTGTGAAGCCATTACTCCTGTCAGTTCGCTCAGGAGCTGCGGTAAGCTCAAACATGAACTTAACTCTTATAGCACTTCTAATAAGCTGAGTCTCATCAATTAAATATTGGAAGCTCACATCTGTTTCCGAAAGATGATTCCCTTAGACTGGAAGATCAATCTCCCATGTTTGTGCAAGCATGCATCCTCGTAGCTCATAACAGGCTTTACCAGTGAGCTTTTGAAGACGTAAAGTTGAGAATTGTGGTTCAAATGTAACACCTATGATTTGATTGAACAAGGCGTTGGTTGTAAGGGCAATTGAGTAACAGATTTACTACTGTAGTTCCAAAAGATTTATTATGATCAATTGCATGCATAAAATGCATAAGTGCTTGCATAAGTCTGTCATTGATCTGTCACTCTTGAAATGATTATTATCACAGCTAGTAGGCCTTGGACACTGTTTAAGAATGGACTAAAACACCATGTATAAGctcaattttgtaattttatctgCATATAGGTTTATAAAGAGACAAGGCACATGAGATCTCATCTCATTTAGGTTTTCTCTTGTAAGCATGACTGGCAACAAAAATAACGATGTGCAATAGTTCAATTGCTTAGCAAAAATGTAACTTGTTGTGTTAATTAAGGACAATTATTTTACCACACTATGCATGGATCTCTTTGGTTGTTTTATATTCCAATACTGAATTGGTTTTTGAATACTCCATCCATCTAGATCTCCATGCCTGGTATGATGGACACAGTGCTGAATCTTGGCCTTAACGATGATGTCGTTGATGGATTGGCTGCAAAAAGTGGTGAACGCTTTGCATATGACTCATACAGACGCTTCCTTGACATGTTTGGTGATGTGGTATGCTGATTGAAGAAattctccttcttctttacaCATGATTTGGTGCTTTACTGTCTGATTCATGAACATGCAGTTTAAGAATATGCTAGGCTATGATGATGATATTAGTCCATTTTAAGCATGCTTACCTAAAATTGGTTATACTAAATTTTCTCTATGTTCGTCATTGAAGGTACTCGGGATTCCTCACTCCTTGTTTGAGGCAGAACTAGAGAAGATCAAATCTGAAAAAGGTATAAGCCTTGATACTGAGTTGACAGCTTCTGATCTTAAAGACATAGTTACAAGGTACAAAAAGGTGTATCTTGATGCTAGAGGCGAACAGTTCCCCTCAGGTATTCAAACACTTCTAGCAATCTTTCTTGTCTTGTTATTATtggattattattattattattgttattgttattgttattgcTATTGCTATTACTATTGTTATTAGTATTATGTTGTTGAGTGATAGAAGTAGGTTCTATGTATTGCTCATGTCTCATTTGCTACAGTAGTTTGTCTTGTTGATGGAGTTTACATGCATCAAAGAAAAATTTAGCTGAATATCTTCATATATTCAATGCCTGACCAGCAAGGATTTTCGAAGACACCAAGTCTTATTTCTCCTAACTTAGTCATCCATTAGTTTTTCTCCTGACAATAATTTTCATTCCCACAAAGGCCTTTAGACAAGCAGGACGTAAGGTTCTTGTTTAGATAAATAGTTGTTCAGGTGGATGTTGTCACCTGTTTCAAAGTAATTGCAGGAGTGAACAAGGAAAGAATTGGCAGTAAAGTGATAGAAGTTGGGTCAGAAGAAGGATGGTGAAGTCATTGAGGAATGCTGATTCTGAGATATGAAAAATGAGTGGAAACGCAGGCAAGAAAATGACGAAAATTCAAGTGCTGTCTGGCTGCCTTTTGTTGTATAGATCTAATGAGTTTCATGGATCAGGATATGCAAGAAATACAGTCTTAAGCCTTcaggagaaggaaaaacaacAATATCTTGCATCATACACCATTGGTTTGATATAAGATAGATGCTGTAGTGGAATCCCATCTCGATAATGTAATTTGTTAATCTATTTAatgagaaaaggagaaaaagttcCTCATATGAACATCATCTGATTTACAGAAGGGATAGATTGATTTGTGCAGGCTTTTCAGCTATGTCTAGGATATAATCCTGTCGGTTATTGTTCCTCAAATTTACCTTGTAGACATATTTTAGATTGCAAGTAGTGGACCCTTGTGAAGTACCTAAAATGTGCATCAGTTCAAATGTgcccccttttcttttttcctaacATGAAAGTAGTTGTATTTCTTGAATCAAGGAATATGATGAATTTCTCATTAGACAGAAACTATGCGGGCATTCGTGGAAAAATATTCTAATTAAATGTTAAATATCAACCTTCATTTTGGAATGACAGTTTTCCTTTTGGGTTGTATTTCCAATTTGCAGATCCGAAAAGACAACTATATTTGGCTATTTTGGCTGTTTTTAATTCATGGGACAGCCCTAGAGCAATTAAATACAGAAGCATCAACCAGATACATGGATTGAGAGGAACTGCTGTGAATGTGCAGTGCATGGTGTTTGGTAATATGGGAAATACCTCTGGTACTGGCGTTTTGTTCACTAGGAATCCTAGCACAGGCGAGAAAAAGCTTTATGGCGAGTATCTAATTAATGCACAGGTCTGTCAGTCACTCCTGACTCTGTGTTTCTATTCTTTCTGCCTGTTAAtgtttaagttttttctttttgataattttagaggcactttcttaatttttgacaaaattattttgcgggtttcaaaaattttccttcttttatctGTGCTcagtctcttttcttttgattcgttatttttctttcctttctactTGACTGTAGTTGATAAAGTttgctttaaaaaatttactttttcaCCGATGTACTTCTATTTCTTCTGAGATCATGAAATTTTTACTCCTTAAGGGAAATAGTTACTGCTAGATTTCTGATAATTTCAGTGATTAACTCAAACAGGGAGAGGATGTAGTTGCAGGCATTCGAACACCTGAGAATATTGACACACTGAAGCGCTTTATGCCAGAAGCATATAATGAGATTGTAGAAAACTGTGAAATTCTGGAAAAGCATTACAAGGATATGAtggtaagtttttcttttcttgtttttaactATATTTTTAAGTAACTAAGACATGCTTGTTCCATTTCTCACTGCTTCTTATTAGTGCTACATTGTGGTTATAGTCCGTGAGgagtttctctttttcatgGATGATAAAACTTCAAAACCCAAGAatacacatattcatatttatttaaGGCTTCTGGTTCACATAATGTTTAAATCAGGACATCTCTATAACTTTCCATCTGCAGATTGATAGATTTCTGCTAGCATCTTCTGATCAAGTATTTAATAGGAATTGTAGTGTATGATGTTGCCCTTTTATACTCTCCACTGCCATTCTTCTGGGGACATTTATATTCTGTGGAAACCTGCTTGCCGAGGATAGGAGCCCTAACCATAATTGTGCATAGCGGTTTTTCTTCCTCCAATTCAGTGTCAAAGGAGGCAGAACATGTTCATGTCATACTTGTACCCCTGGGATGACAAGTGCAAACATTGGATTAATATATAAGTGTTGTTCCTATAGTTCCTAAAGTCAGCCAAAAATTTGTATCAGTAttgtttgtgtgtgcatgaacagatatatatatatatacatatatatatcgtATGGCATTATTGataatttctttcatgtttgTAGGACATAGAGTTTACTATACAGGAGAGTAGGCTATGGATGCTGCAATGCAGGACCGGGAAGCGTACAGGGAAAGGTGCTGTAAAAATTGCTGTAGATATGGTCAAAGAAGGACTTATTGATACCCAAACAGCCATCAAAATGGTGGAACCCAGGCATCTTGATCAACTTCTTCATCCACAGGTAGATCCCATCATATTATTAAGATAATAGCTGTCACACTGACTTTGTTAATACTCTCCTTTCTTTACGTCAATGcagtttctttctccttttttatttcctttgcttgtttctcttttgcttgCGGATTATAATGCTCAATGAAGTGGCCACTTATGCTGCATCCATCATTGTGCTGGGTCCATGGATGAATGCCATACACGGACTAAAATTCTGAGACTAACAAGGTTTCATGCATGTCAGGCACTTTTTAGCCCACTGATGGTCCAGTGCACGAtcttgatttcaaatatttatgttgCTGAATTTTTCCATAATGTTTACGTTGGTCTCAGTATCCTGCTCGTTGCATTGTTTGTCTTCAAGAACCCAACTCCATCAGTATTCTTGTCATCCGATATGCTACGTTAATGTTCCTTATCAGATAGTTTATTAAAGTGGCACATGATGAAGCAAATTCTGATGGAAGCATCAAGTTTTTTAGGCTCTTGAATTTCGGTCTCCTCAACTATAGACTTTGTTAAATCAAGGATAACGATGATAGTTAGCACTTTCTGTGTTGAAAACATACTTTTTCCTGTCATGTATTGCTGTGCTTTTAAAgtgaacaaaaagaaattatgaCTTCTTTAAATGATGGAACTGTTTCTTATCAACTTTTTGTGGTCATTCTTGTATGTTGCAAATTGCAATATGTCACTATTTTTAACCCTGTAGGAAGTCAGGTAGCATTGTGCATAGCAGCATAAGTTGTTGCCTTTTGACTTTCTCATTTGCCAGTTTTTGCCTCCTTTGGTGTTCATAGTCCAGTGCAAATTATTCTGTAGGTGAACTTCTTGCATCTTTTTTTGTGCTCATTTGAATGTTTGCATATTTAGGCTTCCTATTGTCTATGTCTCTGGTTCGCATTTGTGAAGACTTGACTTTAACTTGATccttctttcttgatttttgcatCACTTGTCAGTTTGAGGATCCAAAAGTATACAAAGATAAAGTGCTTGCAACTGGCTTGCCTGCTTCTCCAGGAGCTGCTGTTGGTCAGATTGTTTTTCATGCAGATGATGCAGAGGCGTGGCATGCACAAGGGAAGACTGCCATTTTGGTATTCTCCATTTTCACAGCCTAACTTTCCTCATAACATGTTACTTGATAGATTTGTGATTCATGACTTTTGGTCAATTTGTCACTTATGTTTTTTAATGAGAGGTTCCGGgttaaatttcatgaaaatcttttcctGTATAAACAGCCTAAAATCGTAATTGCATGGCAGTCAGATGACATAAAAAGCAAACTCATCAGTGCATAAACATGCACATCTAAGAGCAGGCACCATAATGAGTAGTTGTATCAAGTGGTTTCTTTTTATTGCATTGATTTGCATGGCAGTCAGATGACATAAAAAGCAAATTCATCAGAGCATAAACATGCACATCTAAGAGCAAGCACCATAATGAGTAGTT containing:
- the LOC116264066 gene encoding pyruvate, phosphate dikinase 2 isoform X1; protein product: MLEKPLLPKDDMPTASKSSFTQGSDRLLKDTCLNEIGTNKVKQLTVQAPHGPGVSQSHGICAQATLHHGQKNGLDSTQKKSYQSWSASTVHAVATQIQKTKRVFTFGKGRSEGNMSMKSLLGGKGANLAEMASIGLSVPPGLTISTEACQEYQENGKKLPEGLWDEVMEGLQTIEMDMGASLGDPVKPLLLSVRSGAAISMPGMMDTVLNLGLNDDVVDGLAAKSGERFAYDSYRRFLDMFGDVVLGIPHSLFEAELEKIKSEKGISLDTELTASDLKDIVTRYKKVYLDARGEQFPSDPKRQLYLAILAVFNSWDSPRAIKYRSINQIHGLRGTAVNVQCMVFGNMGNTSGTGVLFTRNPSTGEKKLYGEYLINAQGEDVVAGIRTPENIDTLKRFMPEAYNEIVENCEILEKHYKDMMDIEFTIQESRLWMLQCRTGKRTGKGAVKIAVDMVKEGLIDTQTAIKMVEPRHLDQLLHPQFEDPKVYKDKVLATGLPASPGAAVGQIVFHADDAEAWHAQGKTAILVRMDTSPEDVGGMHAAQGILTARGGMTSHAAVVARGWGKCCVSGCSDVRVNDVDKTVVIGEEVLSEGDWLSLNGTTGEVIMGKQQLCPPALSGDLGTFMTWVDERRKLKVMANADTPDDAVTARNNGAEGIGLCRTEHMFFASDERIKAVRQMIMAPTPEKRKEALDLLLPYQRSDFEGIFRAMDGLPVTIRLLDPPLHEFLPEGDINEIVANLSSDTNVSEDEVFSRIEKLSEVNPMLGFRGCRLGISYPELTEMQARAVFEAAIAMSNQGVEVFPEIMVPLVGTPQELKHQVELIRQVAENLFAATGTSLSYKVGTMIEIPRAALVANEIAEHAEFFSFGTNDLTQMTFGYSRDDVGKFLPTYLANGLLQNDPFQVLDQKGVGELIKIAVERGRSARPDLKLGICGEHGGEPSSVAFFAEAGLDYVSCSPFRVPIARLAAAQVAI
- the LOC116264066 gene encoding pyruvate, phosphate dikinase 2 isoform X2 → MPTASKSSFTQGSDRLLKDTCLNEIGTNKVKQLTVQAPHGPGVSQSHGICAQATLHHGQKNGLDSTQKKSYQSWSASTVHAVATQIQKTKRVFTFGKGRSEGNMSMKSLLGGKGANLAEMASIGLSVPPGLTISTEACQEYQENGKKLPEGLWDEVMEGLQTIEMDMGASLGDPVKPLLLSVRSGAAISMPGMMDTVLNLGLNDDVVDGLAAKSGERFAYDSYRRFLDMFGDVVLGIPHSLFEAELEKIKSEKGISLDTELTASDLKDIVTRYKKVYLDARGEQFPSDPKRQLYLAILAVFNSWDSPRAIKYRSINQIHGLRGTAVNVQCMVFGNMGNTSGTGVLFTRNPSTGEKKLYGEYLINAQGEDVVAGIRTPENIDTLKRFMPEAYNEIVENCEILEKHYKDMMDIEFTIQESRLWMLQCRTGKRTGKGAVKIAVDMVKEGLIDTQTAIKMVEPRHLDQLLHPQFEDPKVYKDKVLATGLPASPGAAVGQIVFHADDAEAWHAQGKTAILVRMDTSPEDVGGMHAAQGILTARGGMTSHAAVVARGWGKCCVSGCSDVRVNDVDKTVVIGEEVLSEGDWLSLNGTTGEVIMGKQQLCPPALSGDLGTFMTWVDERRKLKVMANADTPDDAVTARNNGAEGIGLCRTEHMFFASDERIKAVRQMIMAPTPEKRKEALDLLLPYQRSDFEGIFRAMDGLPVTIRLLDPPLHEFLPEGDINEIVANLSSDTNVSEDEVFSRIEKLSEVNPMLGFRGCRLGISYPELTEMQARAVFEAAIAMSNQGVEVFPEIMVPLVGTPQELKHQVELIRQVAENLFAATGTSLSYKVGTMIEIPRAALVANEIAEHAEFFSFGTNDLTQMTFGYSRDDVGKFLPTYLANGLLQNDPFQVLDQKGVGELIKIAVERGRSARPDLKLGICGEHGGEPSSVAFFAEAGLDYVSCSPFRVPIARLAAAQVAI